A window of Planctomycetota bacterium genomic DNA:
CCGCCGAGTCCGAAATGGACATCAAATACAAGAACGCCCTGGCCGCCCGCGCCCGCGCCCAGTTCTACGTGAATAACGAGCTGTCCCGGAGCGAAAAGGAAATCGATTCCCTCTCCGCCGAAAAGCTCGAGGAAATCGTCGCCGAACTCGAAAAGCACCGCGCCCTCGTTCAACAGGGAATCGGCGACATCGAAGCCGTGGCCAATGAGGTCAACAAGCCCGAGGGCACCACCCAATCCCAGGTGGATAATCTCCAGGCCAACGAGGAGCTTCAGAATCAGCAGAAGTACTACAAGGAACTCGGAGCGCTTCTCGTGAAGTGGCGGGATCTGCGCGATCGGAAGCTCGGCAGGACGCCGGAACCGCCGAAGCCGGCCGAGGCCAAACCTCCCGGCGCGCCTTCCGCCCAGGCGGTCGCTCCCAAGCGCGGCGAAACCGTCGTCGCGCCGCTTCCGGGGGAAGCGCCCAAGCCGCCTCCTCCTCCCGCGCCCCGGCTTCAGGTTCCCCCGCGGCCCCATCCCTGGGCTTCCTTCAAGCCGGGCGCGTGGGTGCGCACCCGCCTCCGCACGCAGTCGGGCGACCGCGCGGTCGAAACGCTCACCGATGTCACGCTCGTGGAACTGACGGATGAGGCGGCCCGGCTCAAGGTCGAAACCCTGAACCCCGACGGCAAGGTGACGGTTTCCGAGGAGAAGATTCCTCTCGCTCCCGGGTCCCTCAAGGCTCTCCGGGAAGAGAAGCTCACGATCGGAGGCCGGGATTTTGCCTGTATCGTCGTGGAGACCTCCGGGCCTTCCGGTCCCGTGAGAACCTGGATCCCGCTCGAAGGCCGGGCCGCGCGCGTGGCGACGCTCAAGACCGAATCCGAGGGGGCGTCCGAGGCGGCTGAAGAGGTCGGCGAGGAGACGCTCCAGGTCGCTTCGCGGCCCGTGGCGTGCGTGACGGTCCAGAGCGCCGGCCGCCAGGGGGAAAAGGAGATCCAGAGCCTCGTCTGGTATTCGGAGGAAATCCCCGGTTTCTCCGCCAAGCGGGTCCTCAAGATCGACGGCGCGCGGACGACGGCGGAAGCCATCGCCTTCGGCGACGACGCCGCCTCCAAGCCCGCGCTCGAGGCCCCGAAGCGCGAACCCACGGCCAAGCCGCCCGCGAAGGCCGAGCCCAAGCCGGAACCGACGCCTCCGCCGGCCCCGCCCGAGCCGCCGCGTCCTCCGGAACCTCCGCCGGCGGAAGTACTCGCCCGGGCCGACGCCCTGGTCAAGGAGAGCTCGAGCCTTGCCCTCCGGGTGATTCAGGCGGCCGGCGCGCTGCCGGAAGCCGAAGACGCGCTTCGCGCGCTTCTGGACACCTGCGAGCGCGCCATCGACGGACTCGGCCGCGCGCGGGAGGCCTACCGGAGCGTTCGAGACAAAGCCTCCGATCCCGCGGCGATCGACGCCGGCCTCGGCAAGATCGAGAAGCTCCTGGGCATCTTGCAAAACCACCGGGACGCGATAAAATCTAAAATGAAGTAGCGCGCCGCGGCGACCGCGCCATCGAGAGGGGGAAACAAGGGTGAGAGGGGCAGGTCTCATCATCTCGTCGTTCTTGGCGGCCGTCTTCCTCTCCGCCTGCTCGGCCGCGGCCCCGCCGCCGTCCCCCGCCCTCCCCGAGGATCTTTCCGCCCGGGAGCTTCCGGCCTCCGCTCCGCCCCCGGCGCCCGCCGTCGTTCCCGTGGGGGCCGAGGCGCCTCCCCGGGAGCCTTCCTTCGAGGATCTGCTCAAACTCCAGAAGGAGATCGCGGCCCGCCGTCCGGGACGCGACGAGGAGAAGCTGAGGCTGGCGCTTCTCTACGCGAGCGCCGGGCAGGAAGAGGAGGCCGACCGGATCTTCTCGACGCTCTCGTCCCGGGCCCATCCGCTCGTTCCCTATCTCGACTTTTTCCTGCGCCGCCGGCTCGGCGACCACAAGGAGGCCGGCCGCCTTCTGGCGCGGTTCAACGAGGAGGACCGGCGCGCCACCGGGTTCGTGATCGAGCGCGTGGAGCTGTGCTCGCGCATCCGGCGCTTCCGGGACTACGTACCGGCGGAAAACGACCGCGTGACGCCGGGAGGGACGATTCTCCTTTACGTCGAGCCCCGGAACTTTACGTTGCAGCGCGAGGGGGACACGCATATACTGCATTTGAAGTACGAGTGGAAGCTGTACGACGACCGCGCCGCGGAACTGCCCGTGCCGGCCTGGGAGCGGGCTTCGGCCGAGGAGCGTGAGGACCGCGTGGCCACCCACGGCCCCGTGACGGAGTTTTACCAGAGCTTCAAGCTGCCTCTGCCCGCGAACCTCGCCGCGGGACATTACCGCGTGAAAGTCACGGTCACGGACGTTCCCTCGGGCCGAAGCGACCGGGTGTACGTGCCCCTTACGGTCGCGGCCGCGGAGCGCGCACGGTGAGGATCGCGCGCGCCGGGATTCTGGCGCTTCTGGCCGGGGGCTGCGCGGCGTCGCCGCCGGCTCCGGACGAGGAGGCGCTGGTGGCGTACGAGCAGGCCGGGCGGCTTTACGCCGAGGGACGGTGGGCCGAAGCCGCGGCCCTCTACGAGAGCGTCCTGGCCGTCCGCGACCGGATCCGGGACGCGTATCACCGGCTGGCCCGCTGCCGCCGGGAGCTGGGGGACGAGGCCGCGGCGGCCGAGGTCCTGGAGCGGGCGCTCCGCGTGGACCGGACCGACGAGGAGGCCCTCCGGGGACTGGCGCAGATCCGGGAACGCCGCGGAGAGCTGGCGGAGGCGCTGGCCGCGTGGCGGGCGCTCGCGGCGCTGCGCCCGGGAGATCCGGCCCCGGCGCGGGAAGTCGCCCGGCTGGAAGCGTTGAAAGGACGGGAGCCATGAAGATTTTTCTCGACACGGCCAGCGTCCAGGAGATCAAGGAGGCGGCGCGCCTGGGATTCCTGGACGGGGTCACGACCAATCCCACCCTCATCGCCCGGGAAAAAAAGAAGTTCGACGACGCCATCCGCGAGATCTGCGAGATCTGCCCCGGGCCCGTTTCGGCGGAATGCGTTTCGGAGAAGTTCGAGGACCTCATGCCCGAGGCGCGCCGGCTGGCGAAGCTCGCCCCGAACGTCGTCGTGAAAATCCCGCTCACCCGCGAGGGCCTCAAGGCGGTCAAGGCCTGCGCCGCGGAGGGGATCAAGGTCAACGTGACGCTCTGCTTCAGCGCCCTCCAGGCCATGTTCGCCGCCAAGGCGGGGGCCGCCTTCATCAGTCCCTTCATCGGGCGCATCGACGACACGGGTCACGACGGCATGGTCCTGATCCGGGACATCGTGCAGATTTACCGGAATTACGGCTACGCCACCGAAGTGCTGGCGGCCAGCATCCGGCATCCCGTTCACGTGCTCGAGGCCGCCAAGGCGGGCGCGCACGTGGCCACGATGCCCTTCGCCGTCTTCGACAAGCTCATCCAGCACCCCCTGACGGACCGCGGGGTGCAGCTCTTCCTCGAGGATTATCGGAAGATCCCGCGGTAGGGGAGGCGCGGCGTGAGCAAGGGTTGCGCGCGCCACCCGGACCGGCCGGCGGCGGCGACGTGCGGGCGCTGCCGCGGGGCGGCCTGCGCCGCCTGCGTGCTGATGACGCCTCTGGGGAGCTTCTGCTCCCCCGAGTGCGCCGCCCAGGCGCGCGCGTTCCGGGAACGGGCGCGTGAAGCGCCCGCCCGGCGTCCCGGGGAGACGCTCCGGGCGACGGCCGGGGTCGTCCTGGCGGCCCTGGCGGCGGTCGTGCTGCTTCATCTGGCCGCCCGCCTGGGCGTTCCGGGGGCCGACCGGGCGGACATCATCGGGAGGCTGCTTCGGTCGGTCGAGCGCAGCGGGGAGCTTCGGACGCGATGAGACCTTCTCGGTGGGCCCGGGCGGCGGCCGCGGCGCTTCTGGCCGGATGCGCGGCGCCGGCGTCGCGCGAACCCGTCAACCTCCACTTCCTGCGCGAGGCGGAGAAGCATTTTCTCCTCGAGGAGTACGGCCGCGCGGCCGGATACTACGAGGCGTTCCTGAACGACAACCCCGAGCACCCCGATCGGGCCGAGATCCGCGCGCGCGCCGGGCGGTGCCACCTGGGAGCGGGCCGGCCGGACCTGGCGCTGGCGGCCTTCGAGAAGGCGCTGGCGGACCATCCTTCGGGACCGCTGCGCTGGGAAATTCTCTTCCGCCGCGCGGTGGCCTGGCGGCTCGCCGGGGACGCGGGGCGCGCCGTGGAGGGGTTCCGCGCCGTGGCCGCGGCGCCCGCGGCCGAACGGGGACGGAGCGTGACCGACGACGAGCTTCACTACGAATACGCGCTGGCGCTCTTCCGCGCCGGCGACTGGCGGGGCGGCCACGCGGCGCTGGCGCGCGTGTCGCCGCTGGGTCCGTACGGCGAGCGGGCCCGTTCGCGGCAGGGCCTCACCGCCTTCGCCGTGCAGGTCGGGGCGTACGCGGACGAAGCCCGCGCCCGGGCGGAGGCCTCCAGGGTCCAAGGAAGCGTCCGGGCCGTCCCGGGGGATCGGCCGCTGTTTGTGGTCCTGACGGGCTCTTTTCCCCGGTACGAGGACGCGCAGCGGGAGGCCGACCGGCTGCGCCCGCTCTACCCGGACGCCTTCGTCGTTCCGTAACGGTCCGCGGCGGGGCCGCGTCTGAACAAGGGAAGCGCTTCATCCCCGACGAGGAACCCTCCGCCATGCGCGCCGCCGGGCCTTCTGCGGATTCCGGACCCGCTCCCGCGGTTCCGCGGCTCCCTTGCGCCGAGCGGTGGCCGGAGTGGAAATGGCGCCTGGAGAACGCCTGAGGGCGCTCCCGCCCGGACGGGCCAGGCCATGCCCGACGAAGACGAGATGGATCCCCGCCGAACGGAAATCCTGGCGGGCCTCCGATGCCCCCGCTGCCACGCGACGCTTTCGGTCGTCCTGCCGCCCGAGCTGCCGGGTTATCGCTGCCCCCAAGGCCATGAGTTCCTGGCCGGGAACCTTCTGGCCGAGGGAGGGGCCGACCGCCCGGAGCTCGAAAAGGCGCTCCGCCGCGCCCTGGACGCCTGGGGCGAGCGGGCCGTTCTCCTGCGGGAGATGGCCGCCTCGGAGCGCCGGGCGGGGCGCTCCGCCCTGGCGGACGACTTCGAGCGCACCGCCTTCCTTCTCGAAGGCCGCTGCGGCGTGATCCGCGAGACGCTTGCGGCGGCGTGAGCGGGTCCTTGTCTTGCTCCGGACCGCGCCTTAGAATCCCCGCGATGGCCACGCCGCTCATGGAGCAGTACGCGCGGATCAAGGCCCGCCATCCCCACGACATCCTCCTTTTCCGCCTGGGCGATTTCTACGAGATGTTCTACGACGACGCCCGAACCGCCTCCCAGGTCCTGGGCATCGTCCTCACCTCGCGCTCCAAGGGCGACGCCCGCATTCCCATGGCGGGGATCCCGTATCATTCGGCGCAGTCCTACATCAACCGCCTGCTGCGGGCGGGCCACCGCGTCGCCGTCTGCGAGCAGCTCGAGGATCCCGAGGAGGCCGACGGCCTCGTGGAGCGGGACGTCGTGCGCGTGATCACGCCGGGGACGCTCGTCGAAGAAACGATCCTGGAGGAGCGGCGCAACAACTATCTGGCCGCCGCGGTGTTCGACGGCGCGAAGGCCGGCCTGGCATGGGTGGATCTTTCGACGGGGACCTTTCGGCTGGCCGACGTCGCCGCCGAGCGGCTGCCGGACGAGCTGGTGCGGCTGGCCCCCTCCGAGACGCTCCTGCCCGCCTCGGAGGCCGAGGCGCGGGGCCCCGCCGTGGGGGCCGCCTCGGGCGGGATCGTCACGCCCTTTCACGACTGGATGTTCGACCGAGACGCGGCCGCGCGGGCGCTGTGCGAGCACTTCGGGGTCAGGTCCCTCGACGGCTTCGGCTGCGCGGATCTCGGGCCGGCGGTCGCCGCCGCGGGGGCGGTGCTGGGATACCTCAAGGAAACGCAGCGCGGGCCCCTGGCGCATCTGACGCGCCTGGAGCGCTACGTGGGCGAGGGCCGGATGTTCCTGGACCGCCAGACGCAGGCGGCGCTGGAGCTGACGGAGACGCTGCGGACGGGGGATCGCAAGGGATCGCTCCTCTGGGTTCTCGACCGCGCGCGCACGCCCATGGGGGCGCGCCTCCTGCGCGAATGGGTGACGTCCCCTCTCGTGCGCGCGGCCGACATCCGCGCGCGGCTGGACGCCGTGGAGGAGCTTTTCGCCGACGACGAGCGGCGCCGCCGGGTGCAGGAACGGCTGAGGACGGTCTTCGATCTCGAGCGCGCGCTGGCCCGGGTGGGCGCCGGGCGGGCGACGGCTCGGGACCTCGTGGGGCTGCGCACATCGCTCGGACCGCTGCCGGAGCTGGCGGAACTCAAGTTCCGCTCGGCGCTTCTCGAAGGGTTGCGGATCGGAACCCACCGCGAGCTGGCCGAATACCTCGGCCGGGCGCTCGCGGACGACCCGCCGCATCTCCTGACGGAAGGGGGCCTGATCCGGCCCGGGTTTCACGAGGAACTCGACCGCCTGCGGGACCTGGCCACGGACGGACGCACGTGGATCGCCTCTTTCGAGGCCCGCGAGATCCAGCGCACGGGGATCCCGTCCCTGAAGGTGGGCTATAACAAGGTTTTCGGATACTACATCGAAGTCACCCACGTCCACCGCGACAAGATCCCCGCCGACTACGTCCGCAAGCAGACGCTCAAGAACGCCGAGCGGTTCATCACGCCGGAACTCAAGGAGCAGGAGACGCTGGTCCTCAACGCCGTGGAGCGCTCCAAGGAGCTCGAGTACGAGGTCTTCCAGGAGGTGCGCGCGCGGGTGGCCAGGGAGATTCCGGAACTGCAGGAGACGGCGCGGTCCCTGGCGCTCCTGGACGCCGTGGCCTCCCTGGCGGAGGTCGCGCGGGAGAACCGCTACGTCAAGCCGGAAGTCGACGAGACCGTCGAGCTGG
This region includes:
- the fsa gene encoding fructose-6-phosphate aldolase translates to MKIFLDTASVQEIKEAARLGFLDGVTTNPTLIAREKKKFDDAIREICEICPGPVSAECVSEKFEDLMPEARRLAKLAPNVVVKIPLTREGLKAVKACAAEGIKVNVTLCFSALQAMFAAKAGAAFISPFIGRIDDTGHDGMVLIRDIVQIYRNYGYATEVLAASIRHPVHVLEAAKAGAHVATMPFAVFDKLIQHPLTDRGVQLFLEDYRKIPR
- a CDS encoding tetratricopeptide repeat protein, whose amino-acid sequence is MRPSRWARAAAAALLAGCAAPASREPVNLHFLREAEKHFLLEEYGRAAGYYEAFLNDNPEHPDRAEIRARAGRCHLGAGRPDLALAAFEKALADHPSGPLRWEILFRRAVAWRLAGDAGRAVEGFRAVAAAPAAERGRSVTDDELHYEYALALFRAGDWRGGHAALARVSPLGPYGERARSRQGLTAFAVQVGAYADEARARAEASRVQGSVRAVPGDRPLFVVLTGSFPRYEDAQREADRLRPLYPDAFVVP
- the mutS gene encoding DNA mismatch repair protein MutS is translated as MATPLMEQYARIKARHPHDILLFRLGDFYEMFYDDARTASQVLGIVLTSRSKGDARIPMAGIPYHSAQSYINRLLRAGHRVAVCEQLEDPEEADGLVERDVVRVITPGTLVEETILEERRNNYLAAAVFDGAKAGLAWVDLSTGTFRLADVAAERLPDELVRLAPSETLLPASEAEARGPAVGAASGGIVTPFHDWMFDRDAAARALCEHFGVRSLDGFGCADLGPAVAAAGAVLGYLKETQRGPLAHLTRLERYVGEGRMFLDRQTQAALELTETLRTGDRKGSLLWVLDRARTPMGARLLREWVTSPLVRAADIRARLDAVEELFADDERRRRVQERLRTVFDLERALARVGAGRATARDLVGLRTSLGPLPELAELKFRSALLEGLRIGTHRELAEYLGRALADDPPHLLTEGGLIRPGFHEELDRLRDLATDGRTWIASFEAREIQRTGIPSLKVGYNKVFGYYIEVTHVHRDKIPADYVRKQTLKNAERFITPELKEQETLVLNAVERSKELEYEVFQEVRARVAREIPELQETARSLALLDAVASLAEVARENRYVKPEVDETVELEIRESRHPVLEVLGEEPFVPNDIVIAGDRRLLLLTGPNMAGKSTYIRQAALLVLMAQMGSFVPAAKARLGVVDRIFTRVGASDDLTRGASTFMVEMSETANILNHATERSLVILDEIGRGTSTFDGLSIAWAVTEYLHEAVRARTLFATHYHELTELGRRLPGVRNLHVGVKEWGEGIVFLHRILEGPTDKSYGIHVARLAGIPRTVVERARVILAGLEAQAGDPRAAVRRVRPEDLRQIPLFAAAAPSAPAEDPLRRELARLDVNRMTPIEALRALAELAERARRDGSA
- a CDS encoding tetratricopeptide repeat protein, with the translated sequence MRIARAGILALLAGGCAASPPAPDEEALVAYEQAGRLYAEGRWAEAAALYESVLAVRDRIRDAYHRLARCRRELGDEAAAAEVLERALRVDRTDEEALRGLAQIRERRGELAEALAAWRALAALRPGDPAPAREVARLEALKGREP